The genomic window GAAGATATAGCCCCAAAATTGCCATAACTACTTCGTTGCCTCCCATTGCCCCTCTCATGCTAAAGTTATACCATTTTCATTAGATTTCTTGCATAAATACTACAATTGTTAGTTGAGTCAAGGAAGAAGGAAGAAGGAAGAAGGAAGAAGGGATCGATTTCTCAAATACTTTTGCCAGAGATCTTTGGTATTAACCATGAAATTAAAGACCAAGGCAGCTTATTCCTCATGCTTCTTAATTGCCTGATTTAGCATTTTTGGGAATATCTTCAATTTGAGCATAACCACTAAACACCAAAGTTTCACCTTGGGTTTCTAAACGGTTAATCCGCAGAGTGACTCCATCGAGGTCAAATTTATCTAAATCCACCATATTATTCAAAATCTCTCCTAGAGCTTCTGTCAGGGTTTGAGAAATGTCTCGAAATGACTCTGGAATTGCTTCAGCTTCAAATTGCTGTTCTGTAAACGAGATGCGACGGCGACGTTCTACGCTGATGGTAGATGTCAGACTCACAGGTACAGTTTTACCCTTGCCTGTAACTACTTCAGAGTCAATCCGTACACGGTTATTTTCTAAAAGCTGTACCTTAATTTGAGTAAAAGAAACTGTTTCGCCCTCAAAAATCTCATCTAAAGCCGGAATAGATAAATTTTCCAGTTTTTTCTTGACTAATTCAGCTTCAAAAGAACGATTTAAGTCAGCTTGAGTGAGTACGACTTGAGCGATCGCTTGGGTAGGTTGTTTCAGTCGCAATTGACCGCCGAGGACTGAGCTAAAATCGATTGAAACCGCATCAGTCTCAAAAGACATCTCCTCCACCCGAAAATCACGCCGAATGACTAAACCAGTACCGCTCATTTTGAAGCTGTCAATACTACCTTGGAGCAACTTGCTAGAGGGAAAACAGCGCACCTGGACTTCTACTGACTCACTGGCAGTGAATAAGTGGCGAATAGTCGTGCTAGCTACATTGTTGAGGAGTTTCTCCCCCCAATCTGTACCCTGCTGGTTTTTTAGACCTGTAAGA from Merismopedia glauca CCAP 1448/3 includes these protein-coding regions:
- a CDS encoding LmeA family phospholipid-binding protein, whose amino-acid sequence is MFGSLTGLKNQQGTDWGEKLLNNVASTTIRHLFTASESVEVQVRCFPSSKLLQGSIDSFKMSGTGLVIRRDFRVEEMSFETDAVSIDFSSVLGGQLRLKQPTQAIAQVVLTQADLNRSFEAELVKKKLENLSIPALDEIFEGETVSFTQIKVQLLENNRVRIDSEVVTGKGKTVPVSLTSTISVERRRRISFTEQQFEAEAIPESFRDISQTLTEALGEILNNMVDLDKFDLDGVTLRINRLETQGETLVFSGYAQIEDIPKNAKSGN